The proteins below are encoded in one region of Populus alba chromosome 2, ASM523922v2, whole genome shotgun sequence:
- the LOC118043599 gene encoding uncharacterized protein — protein MEDSFSSRVEKAFGSLSSSTIQTQQPSSSSSSISSLWRLTDEEIERNQWLRDRKEDSPEIETQPQPYFNPERPHDMDFKSDEIERDLDDLDDGEEESRTSKLKPEDYNDEEWDIKKSIGLDCTLDYEEEEDHYDKVAVGREKAGDERLYVTAMEDYGIDIDSGNEIPSSFEDVARDPRANHLAAKIRLKEDAEAAKKMDSLRVTVKENTSVSDDGNLKSILKRKKDFQLDSKTIENDLDSKLRKRVRFDPECKDSNDEEYDGVEDTQMETTDSTEETIVCHLSPDYPSGIPDHMQNPSKYTHYTFDSSTDVDEESNRGAYMDFLKMLQRAKTAELHPEDVPVDLSKPLTFIPKRKTGAVTVTDNSIDSTQNQDDASEDFKLRRGVPLRIAADDDLDTETCAMEEDKPETAADRASSRRPDRQYRTKAKLET, from the exons ATGGAAGATAGTTTCAGTTCCCGAGTGGAGAAAGCCTTTGGTTCCCTCTCCTCTTCAACAATACAAACCCAGCAaccctcttcctcctcctcctctataaGCTCTCTATGGCGTCTCACTGACGAAGAAATCGAGCGAAATCAATGGCTTCGAGACCGCAAGGAGGATAGCCCTGAAATCGAAACCCAACCCCAACCGTACTTTAATCCAGAAAGACCCCACGATATGGATTTCAAGTCTGATGAGATCGAAAGAGATCTTGATGATCTAGACGACGGCGAGGAGGAGTCACGCACCTCGAAACTCAAACCCGAAGATTATAACGATGAAGAATGGGACATCAAGAAATCTATTGGCCTGGATTGTACTCTTGATTATGAg GAAGAGGAAGATCATTATGACAAAGTAGCTGTTGGCAGGGAAAAGGCTGGAGATGAACGCCTTTATGTGACAGCAATGGAAGATTATGGTATAGATATTGATTCTGGAAATGAGATTCCTAGTTCATTTGAGGATGTTGCTAGGGATCCGCGTGCTAATCACCTTGCTGCAAAAATTAGGCTGAAGGAAGATGCAGAAGCAGCTAAAAAGATGGATTCTTTGAGGGTTACTGTAAAGGAAAATACTAGTGTATCTGATGATGGTAATCTGAAATCCATTCTGAAGAGGAAGAAGGATTTTCAATTGGATTCCAAGACGATCGAGAATGATTTGGATTCTAAGTTACGAAAGCGTGTCCGGTTTGACCCGGAATGCAAAGACAGCAATGATGAAGAGTATGATGGAGTTGAAGACACACAGATGGAAACTACTGATTCAACAGAAGAAACCATAGTGTGTCATTTGTCTCCAGATTATCCTTCTGGAATTCCAGATCACATGCAAAATCCTTCGAAATATACACACTATACTTTTGATTCATCAACTGATGTAGATGAAGAATCAAACCGAGGAGCGTATATGGACTTCCTCAAGATGCTGCAGCGAGCAAAGACTGCAGAATTACATCCAGAAGATGTTCCTGTTGATCTTTCAAAACCACTCACCTTCATACCAAAAAGGAAAACTGGTGCTGTTACAGTGACTGATAACTCCATTGATTCTACACAAAACCAGGATGATGCCAGTGAAGACTTCAAGCTTAGGAGAGGGGTGCCTCTTAGGATTGCAGCTGACGATGACCTTGATACTGAAACCTGTGCCATGGAGGAAGATAAACCAGAAACAGCAGCTGATAGGGCTAGTTCCCGGAGACCAGACCGTCAGTATAGGACAAAGGCCAAGTTGGAGACATGA
- the LOC118043573 gene encoding histone-lysine N-methyltransferase, H3 lysine-9 specific SUVH4 isoform X2 — protein sequence MFEANATMYPEKRIGDLPGISVGHRFYSRAEMVAVGFHSHWLNGIDYMGQSYRKGVYHNYTFPLAVAIVISGMYEDDLDNAEDVIYTGQGGHDLTGNKRQIRDQKLERGNLALKNCVEQCVPVRVVRGHECASSYCGRVYTYDGLYKVVQYWAEKGLSGFTVFKYRLRRLEGQPILTTNQVQFSYGRVPQSVAEIRGLVCEDISGGQEDVPIPATNLVDDPPVAPSGYTYCKSLQIAKNVKLPANVSGCNCQGTCVDPRTCACAKLNGSDFPYVQINGGRLIEARAVVFECGPSCGCGPGCVNRTSQRGIKHRLEVFRTPKKGWAVRSWDFIPSGAPVCEYIGALVRTEDTDHVCENNYIFDIDCLQTMRGLGGRERRLGDVSVSAINSFDGDDQKSESVPEFCIDAGSTGNIARFINHSCEPNLFVQCVLSSHHDVKLARVMLFAADNIPPMQELTYDYGYALDSVSGPSGKIKQMPCYCGAVDCRKRLF from the exons ATGTTTGAAGCTAATGCTACAATGTATCCTGAGAAAAGAATTGGTGATCTTCCAG GTATCAGTGTTGGGCACCGGTTCTATTCTAGGGCTGAAATGGTTGCTGTTGGCTTTCATAGCCACTGGCTGAATGGAATTGATTATATGGGGCAGTCCTACAGGAAGGGG GTGTACCATAATTATACGTTCCCACTAGCTGTGGCCATTGTTATATCGGGGATGTATGAGGATGACCTGGATAATGCCGAGGATGTTATCTACACTGGCCAAGGTGGTCATGATTTAACTGGAAATAAGCGTCAAATTCGTGACCAAAAGTTGGAGCGTGGTAATTTGGCATTGAAG AATTGTGTGGAGCAATGTGTTCCTGTACGAGTTGTTCGTGGCCATGAATGTGCCAGCAGCTACTGTGGCAGAGTTTACACCTATGATGGCTTGTACAAG gtTGTTCAATACTGGGCAGAGAAAGGTTTATCTGGATTTACTGTGTTTAAGTATCGACTGAGGCGGCTGGAAGGGCAGCCAATTCTGACCACCAATCAG GTTCAATTCAGTTATGGACGTGTTCCCCAATCTGTTGCTGAAATACGAGG GTTGGTGTGTGAGGATATTAGTGGAGGTCAAGAGGATGTCCCAATTCCAGCTACTAATTTGGTTGATGATCCGCCTGTTGCTCCATCAG GTTATACCTACTGCAAGTCTCTTCAAATTGCCAAAAATGTGAAGCTTCCTGCAAATGTGAGTGGATGCAATTGCCAAGGGACTTGTGTGGATCCAAGGACTTGTGCTTGTGCGAAGCTTAATGGCTCTGATTTTCCATATGTGCAAATTAATGGTGGCAG GTTAATTGAAGCCAGGGCAGTTGTTTTTGAATGTGGTCCAAGTTGTGGATGTGGACCTGGTTGTGTAAACCGGACATCTCAACGAGGCATCAAGCATCGTCTTGAG GTTTTCCGTACTCCTAAGAAAGGATGGGCTGTTAGATCCTGGGACTTTATACCCTCTGGGGCGCCTGTTTGTGAGTATATAGGGGCGCTTGTGAGAACTGAAGACACAGATCATGTCTGCGagaacaattatatttttgacattGACTGCTTGCAAACAATGAGGGGTCTTGGTGGAAGAGAG AGGCGACTAGGAGATGTATCAGTGTCAGCAATTAACAGCTTTGATGGAGATGATCAGAAGTCTGAAAGTGTTCCAGAGTTTTGTATTGATGCAGGTTCCACTGGAAATATTGCCAGGTTCATCAATCATAGTTGTGAGCCCAATCTCTTTGTGCAATGTGTCCTGAGCTCGCATCACGATGTCAAACTTGCTCGGGTGATGCTGTTTGCAGCGGATAACATACCTCCTATGCAG GAGCTTACTTATGACTATGGCTATGCCCTGGATAGCGTCTCTGGCCCCAgtggaaaaataaaacagatgcCGTGCTACTGTGGTGCAGTAGATTGTAGGAAGCGCTTGTTCTAG